One region of Cinclus cinclus chromosome 1, bCinCin1.1, whole genome shotgun sequence genomic DNA includes:
- the CDK5 gene encoding cyclin-dependent kinase 5 isoform X1 has translation MQKYEKLEKIGEGTYGTVFKAKNRETHEIVALKRVRLDDDDEGVPSSALREICLLKELKHKNIVRLHDVLHSDKKLTLVFEFCDQDLKKYFDSCNGDLDPEIVKSFMYQLLKGLAFCHSRNVLHRDLKPQNLLINRNGELKLADFGLARAFGIPVRCYSAEVVTLWYRPPDVLFGAKLYSTSIDMWSAGCIFAELANAGRPLFPGNDVDDQLKRIFRLLGTPTEEQWPAMAKLPDYKPYPMYPATTSLVNVVPKLNATGRDLLQVRPHLCPPACAPPFPVPPCLHCPCSCLIAVFPTLHLTGALSPGSGWPPPSQPPAQLGGL, from the exons ATGCAGAAATACGAGAAGCTGGAGAAAATCGGCGAAG GCACCTACGGGACCGTGTTCAAGGCCAAGAACCGGGAGACGCACGAGATCGTGGCGCTGAAGCGGGTGCGGCTGGACGACGATGATGAG GGGGTGCCCAGCTCGGCGCTGCGGGAGATCTGCCTGCTCAAGGAGCTCAAGCACAAGAACATTGTCAG GCTCCACGACGTTCTGCACAGCGACAAGAAGCTGACCCTGGTCTTTGAGTTTTGTGACCAG GACCTGAAGAAATACTTCGACAGCTGCAACGGGGATCTGGACCCCGAGATTGTCAAG TCCTTCATGTACCAGCTGCTGAAGGGCCTCGCATTCTGCCACAGCCGCAATGTCCTGCACCGGGACCTGAAACCCCAGAACCTGCTCATCAACAGG AATGGGGAGCTCAAGCTGGCAGATTTTGGGCTGGCTCGGGCCTTCGGCATCCCTGTGCGCTGCTACTCAGCCGAG gTGGTCACTCTGTGGTACCGGCCCCCTGATGTTCTCTTCGGTGCCAAGCTCTACTCCACCTCCATTGACATGTGGTCAGCTGGGTGCATCTTTGCGG AACTGGCCAATGCGGGGCGGCCCCTCTTCCCGGGCAACGACGTGGATGACCAGCTGAAGAGGATCTTCCG GCTGCTGGGGACCCCTACGGAGGAGCAGTGGCCAGCCATGGCCAAGCTGCCGGACTACAAG CCCTACCCCATGTACCCAGCTACAACCTCCCTGGTCAACGTGGTGCCCAAGCTGAATGCGACTGGCCGGGACCTGCtgcaggtgagaccccacctctgtccccctgcCTGTGCCCCCCCTTTCCCTGTGCCCCCCTGCCTCCACTGCCCCTGCTCGTGTCTCATCGCTGTGTTCCCCACGCTTCACCTCACGGGGGCTCTGTCTCCTGGGAGTGGGTGGCCTCCCCCCTCACAGccccctgcccagctggggggACTGTAG
- the CDK5 gene encoding cyclin-dependent kinase 5 isoform X3, producing the protein MQKYEKLEKIGEGTYGTVFKAKNRETHEIVALKRVRLDDDDEGVPSSALREICLLKELKHKNIVRLHDVLHSDKKLTLVFEFCDQDLKKYFDSCNGDLDPEIVKNGELKLADFGLARAFGIPVRCYSAEVVTLWYRPPDVLFGAKLYSTSIDMWSAGCIFAELANAGRPLFPGNDVDDQLKRIFRLLGTPTEEQWPAMAKLPDYKPYPMYPATTSLVNVVPKLNATGRDLLQVRPHLCPPACAPPFPVPPCLHCPCSCLIAVFPTLHLTGALSPGSGWPPPSQPPAQLGGL; encoded by the exons ATGCAGAAATACGAGAAGCTGGAGAAAATCGGCGAAG GCACCTACGGGACCGTGTTCAAGGCCAAGAACCGGGAGACGCACGAGATCGTGGCGCTGAAGCGGGTGCGGCTGGACGACGATGATGAG GGGGTGCCCAGCTCGGCGCTGCGGGAGATCTGCCTGCTCAAGGAGCTCAAGCACAAGAACATTGTCAG GCTCCACGACGTTCTGCACAGCGACAAGAAGCTGACCCTGGTCTTTGAGTTTTGTGACCAG GACCTGAAGAAATACTTCGACAGCTGCAACGGGGATCTGGACCCCGAGATTGTCAAG AATGGGGAGCTCAAGCTGGCAGATTTTGGGCTGGCTCGGGCCTTCGGCATCCCTGTGCGCTGCTACTCAGCCGAG gTGGTCACTCTGTGGTACCGGCCCCCTGATGTTCTCTTCGGTGCCAAGCTCTACTCCACCTCCATTGACATGTGGTCAGCTGGGTGCATCTTTGCGG AACTGGCCAATGCGGGGCGGCCCCTCTTCCCGGGCAACGACGTGGATGACCAGCTGAAGAGGATCTTCCG GCTGCTGGGGACCCCTACGGAGGAGCAGTGGCCAGCCATGGCCAAGCTGCCGGACTACAAG CCCTACCCCATGTACCCAGCTACAACCTCCCTGGTCAACGTGGTGCCCAAGCTGAATGCGACTGGCCGGGACCTGCtgcaggtgagaccccacctctgtccccctgcCTGTGCCCCCCCTTTCCCTGTGCCCCCCTGCCTCCACTGCCCCTGCTCGTGTCTCATCGCTGTGTTCCCCACGCTTCACCTCACGGGGGCTCTGTCTCCTGGGAGTGGGTGGCCTCCCCCCTCACAGccccctgcccagctggggggACTGTAG
- the CDK5 gene encoding cyclin-dependent kinase 5 isoform X2: protein MQKYEKLEKIGEGTYGTVFKAKNRETHEIVALKRVRLDDDDEGVPSSALREICLLKELKHKNIVRLHDVLHSDKKLTLVFEFCDQDLKKYFDSCNGDLDPEIVKSFMYQLLKGLAFCHSRNVLHRDLKPQNLLINRNGELKLADFGLARAFGIPVRCYSAEVVTLWYRPPDVLFGAKLYSTSIDMWSAGCIFAELANAGRPLFPGNDVDDQLKRIFRLLGTPTEEQWPAMAKLPDYKPYPMYPATTSLVNVVPKLNATGRDLLQNLLKCNPVQRISAEEALQHPYFTDFCPP, encoded by the exons ATGCAGAAATACGAGAAGCTGGAGAAAATCGGCGAAG GCACCTACGGGACCGTGTTCAAGGCCAAGAACCGGGAGACGCACGAGATCGTGGCGCTGAAGCGGGTGCGGCTGGACGACGATGATGAG GGGGTGCCCAGCTCGGCGCTGCGGGAGATCTGCCTGCTCAAGGAGCTCAAGCACAAGAACATTGTCAG GCTCCACGACGTTCTGCACAGCGACAAGAAGCTGACCCTGGTCTTTGAGTTTTGTGACCAG GACCTGAAGAAATACTTCGACAGCTGCAACGGGGATCTGGACCCCGAGATTGTCAAG TCCTTCATGTACCAGCTGCTGAAGGGCCTCGCATTCTGCCACAGCCGCAATGTCCTGCACCGGGACCTGAAACCCCAGAACCTGCTCATCAACAGG AATGGGGAGCTCAAGCTGGCAGATTTTGGGCTGGCTCGGGCCTTCGGCATCCCTGTGCGCTGCTACTCAGCCGAG gTGGTCACTCTGTGGTACCGGCCCCCTGATGTTCTCTTCGGTGCCAAGCTCTACTCCACCTCCATTGACATGTGGTCAGCTGGGTGCATCTTTGCGG AACTGGCCAATGCGGGGCGGCCCCTCTTCCCGGGCAACGACGTGGATGACCAGCTGAAGAGGATCTTCCG GCTGCTGGGGACCCCTACGGAGGAGCAGTGGCCAGCCATGGCCAAGCTGCCGGACTACAAG CCCTACCCCATGTACCCAGCTACAACCTCCCTGGTCAACGTGGTGCCCAAGCTGAATGCGACTGGCCGGGACCTGCtgcag AATCTGCTCAAGTGCAATCCGGTGCAGCGGATCTCAGCGGAGGAGGCCCTGCAGCACCCCTACTTCACCGACTTCTGCCCCCCCTAG
- the CDK5 gene encoding cyclin-dependent kinase 5 isoform X4, whose translation MQKYEKLEKIGEGTYGTVFKAKNRETHEIVALKRVRLDDDDEGVPSSALREICLLKELKHKNIVRLHDVLHSDKKLTLVFEFCDQDLKKYFDSCNGDLDPEIVKNGELKLADFGLARAFGIPVRCYSAEVVTLWYRPPDVLFGAKLYSTSIDMWSAGCIFAELANAGRPLFPGNDVDDQLKRIFRLLGTPTEEQWPAMAKLPDYKPYPMYPATTSLVNVVPKLNATGRDLLQNLLKCNPVQRISAEEALQHPYFTDFCPP comes from the exons ATGCAGAAATACGAGAAGCTGGAGAAAATCGGCGAAG GCACCTACGGGACCGTGTTCAAGGCCAAGAACCGGGAGACGCACGAGATCGTGGCGCTGAAGCGGGTGCGGCTGGACGACGATGATGAG GGGGTGCCCAGCTCGGCGCTGCGGGAGATCTGCCTGCTCAAGGAGCTCAAGCACAAGAACATTGTCAG GCTCCACGACGTTCTGCACAGCGACAAGAAGCTGACCCTGGTCTTTGAGTTTTGTGACCAG GACCTGAAGAAATACTTCGACAGCTGCAACGGGGATCTGGACCCCGAGATTGTCAAG AATGGGGAGCTCAAGCTGGCAGATTTTGGGCTGGCTCGGGCCTTCGGCATCCCTGTGCGCTGCTACTCAGCCGAG gTGGTCACTCTGTGGTACCGGCCCCCTGATGTTCTCTTCGGTGCCAAGCTCTACTCCACCTCCATTGACATGTGGTCAGCTGGGTGCATCTTTGCGG AACTGGCCAATGCGGGGCGGCCCCTCTTCCCGGGCAACGACGTGGATGACCAGCTGAAGAGGATCTTCCG GCTGCTGGGGACCCCTACGGAGGAGCAGTGGCCAGCCATGGCCAAGCTGCCGGACTACAAG CCCTACCCCATGTACCCAGCTACAACCTCCCTGGTCAACGTGGTGCCCAAGCTGAATGCGACTGGCCGGGACCTGCtgcag AATCTGCTCAAGTGCAATCCGGTGCAGCGGATCTCAGCGGAGGAGGCCCTGCAGCACCCCTACTTCACCGACTTCTGCCCCCCCTAG